One segment of Solanum stenotomum isolate F172 chromosome 1, ASM1918654v1, whole genome shotgun sequence DNA contains the following:
- the LOC125849696 gene encoding NAC domain-containing protein 83-like has protein sequence MEKVNFVKNGVLRLPPGFRFRPTDEELVVQYLKRKVFSFPLPASIIPEVEVYKSDPWDLPGDMEQEKYFFSTKEVKYPNGNRSNRATNSGYWKATGIDKQIVLRGQQVGLKKTLVFYRGKSPHGCRTNWIMHEYRLSNLESNHHPIQGNWVICRIFLKKRGNTKNKEENMTTHDEVRNREVGKDSPLVSVKMSPRYSETLASANSELKKKTSMIFYDFMGRDNSNGVAASSSSSGITDLTTTNEESDDHEESTSSFNSFTTFRRKN, from the exons ATGGAGAAGGTTAATTTTGTGAAAAATGGTGTATTAAGATTACCACCAGGATTTCGATTTCGTCCTACTGATGAAGAACTTGTGGTACAATACTTGAAACGTAAAGTCTTCTCTTTCCCTTTGCCAGCATCAATTATCCCTGAAGTTGAAGTTTACAAATCTGATCCTTGGGATTTGCCAG GTGATATGGAGcaagaaaagtatttttttagcACTAAGGAAGTGAAGTATCCAAATGGAAACAGGTCAAATAGAGCAACAAATTCAGGATATTGGAAGGCAACTGGAATTGACAAGCAAATCGTATTAAG GGGCCAACAAGTAGGATTGAAGAAAACACTTGTCTTCTATAGAGGAAAATCTCCACATGGTTGTAGGACCAATTGGATTATGCACGAATATCGACTTTCCAATCTCGAATCTAACCATCACCCAATCCAG GGAAATTGGGTTATCTGTagaattttcttgaaaaaaagaGGCAATACTAAAAATAAGGAGGAAAATATGACAACACATGATGAGGTTAGAAACAGAGAAGTTGGTAAAGACTCGCCCCTTGTTTCAGTCAAAATGAGTCCTCGATATTCTGAGACATTGGCTTCCGCCAACAGTGAACTGAAGAAGAAGACATCGATGATATTTTACGATTTCATGGGGAGGGATAATTCGAATGGAGTTGCAGCTTCATCATCAAGTAGTGGAATCACTGATTTGACTACTACTAATGAAGAATCTGATGATCATGAAGAAAGTACTAGcagttttaatagttttactacttttagaagaaaaaattaa